The stretch of DNA ATATGCTGCATACCGTGAGCAGGGCGCTGCATTTTTATCATGAAGAGCCTGAAGTATGGGCGAAAATTGTCGAGCATGCTATGCAGGCGGATTACAGCTGGTCGCAATCTGCTAAGGAATATATGAAGCTCTATGAGGATGTATCCAACAGGAGGGAAAGTCATGTTTTCTGATAAACAAGCATTTCAAGACTCGTTTAAAAAACGTTTGGAACAGTCCTATAGCATCAGCTTTCAAGATTCTACACGTTCCCAGCAGTTTGTTACGCTCAGCAGCATGGTTCGTGAATACATCAGCAGCGAGTGGATTGAAACAAATGAACGCTATCGAAAAAGCAACAAGCAGGTGTACTACTTGTCTATAGAATTTTTGCTCGGACGCCTGCTTGGACAAAATTTAATTAATCTTGGTTTGTATGAAAAACTGGATTCGTGGCTGTCAGATTTAAATATTCCGCTTCATGAACTGGAGGAAATTGAGCCGGATGCTGCGCTTGGCAACGGGGGCTTAGGCCGCCTTGCCGCCTGCTTCCTGGACTCACTGGCTTCTTTGAATTTACCAGGACATGGATGCGGTATTCGGTACAAACATGGACTGTTTGAACAAAAAATGGTCGACGGTTTTCAAATGGAGCTGCCGGAAAACTGGCTGCGTTATGGTTATGTATGGGAGATACGAAAGTCTGATTTATCAGTCGATGTCCCGTTTTGGGGCAGTGTTGATGTGATCGAGCGCGACGGTGCAATGAAGTTTCGTCATGTAGATGCAGAATACGTACGAGCTGTCCCGCATGATATGCCTGTTGTAGGCTATGGCGGAGAAACCATTAATACATTGCGATTATGGAGCGCAGAAATGTCTACCATGACACCGATGCATGATGTACTCAAATACAAACGGGAAACGGAAGCCATTTCTGAGTTTCTATATCCTGATGATTCCAATGATGAAGGAAAAATTTTGCGCTTAAAGCAGCAATACTTTCTAGTATCTGCAAGCATACGTTCTATTTTACGCCGCTTTCTCAGCACTGGCGGGGAATTAAAGGAGCTTCATGAACATGTAGCGATCCATATCAATGACACTCATCCGGTATTAGCTATACCAGAATTGATGCGTCTTTTGCTTGATGAGTATCAGCTTTCTTGGGAAGAAGCATGGCATATTACGGAAAAAACATTTGCTTATACGAATCATACTACTTTGTCAGAAGCGCTGGAACGCTGGCCGATTCGTTTATTTAAACCACTACTGCCGCGTATTTTCATGATTGTGGAAGAAATTAATGAACGCTTTTGCAGAAGTTTGTGGGGAAAATATCCTGGTGATTGGTCAAGGATTGAAAAAATGGCCGTTATCGCTAACGGGGAAGTTCGTATGGCCCATTTAGCAATTGCCGGCAGTCACAGTGTGAACGGAGTAGCGCGCCTTCATACGGAAATCTTAAAAAATCGTGAAATGAACGATTTTTATCAGTTTTATCCGAAGAAGTTTAATAACAAAACCAATGGCATTACCCACCGCCGCTGGCTGTTAAAAGCAAATCCAGAGCTTACATCCCTGTTAACAGAGACGATTGGCGACGGTTTTCACAAAAATGCGGCAGAGCTCTCTAAGCTCGCACCTTATGCTGACGATGCAGCATTTCAGGAAAAGCTGTGGGATGTAAAAATGAAGCGGAAAGAAATATTAGCTAAGCGTATTTTTGACCAAAACGGCATTCAGGTCGATCCGTCGTCGATTTTTGATGTGCAGGTTAAACGTCTTCATGCTTATAAGCGGCAGCTGTTAAATGTGCTTCATATCCTGTCTCTTTATAACCGGGTAAAAGCAGATTCTTCTTATCAGATTCCGCCGCGCACTTTTGTGTTTGGAGCAAAAGCATCACCGGGCTATTTTTATGCGAAACGAATCATTAAATTGATTCATTCGGTAGCGGACCTGGTGAATAACGACCCGGCCACAAAAGGGCTGCTTACTGTTGTATTTATGGAAAATTACCGCGTATCTCTGGCGGAAGATAT from Domibacillus sp. DTU_2020_1001157_1_SI_ALB_TIR_016 encodes:
- a CDS encoding glycogen/starch/alpha-glucan phosphorylase; its protein translation is MFSDKQAFQDSFKKRLEQSYSISFQDSTRSQQFVTLSSMVREYISSEWIETNERYRKSNKQVYYLSIEFLLGRLLGQNLINLGLYEKLDSWLSDLNIPLHELEEIEPDAALGNGGLGRLAACFLDSLASLNLPGHGCGIRYKHGLFEQKMVDGFQMELPENWLRYGYVWEIRKSDLSVDVPFWGSVDVIERDGAMKFRHVDAEYVRAVPHDMPVVGYGGETINTLRLWSAEMSTMTPMHDVLKYKRETEAISEFLYPDDSNDEGKILRLKQQYFLVSASIRSILRRFLSTGGELKELHEHVAIHINDTHPVLAIPELMRLLLDEYQLSWEEAWHITEKTFAYTNHTTLSEALERWPIRLFKPLLPRIFMIVEEINERFCRSLWGKYPGDWSRIEKMAVIANGEVRMAHLAIAGSHSVNGVARLHTEILKNREMNDFYQFYPKKFNNKTNGITHRRWLLKANPELTSLLTETIGDGFHKNAAELSKLAPYADDAAFQEKLWDVKMKRKEILAKRIFDQNGIQVDPSSIFDVQVKRLHAYKRQLLNVLHILSLYNRVKADSSYQIPPRTFVFGAKASPGYFYAKRIIKLIHSVADLVNNDPATKGLLTVVFMENYRVSLAEDIIPAADLSEQISTASKEASGTGNMKFMMNGAITIGTLDGANVEILEQTGPENILIFGLKAEEVMAYDREGGYRSMDYYHHSPLIRRTLDQLVDGTLDDKGLFNIIYDSLLGENDQYFVLKDFESYGKTQEEAGRIYTNDPERWRKMMVHNISGSGIFSSDRTIQEYAKGIWHI